One Gloeothece verrucosa PCC 7822 DNA window includes the following coding sequences:
- a CDS encoding family 10 glycosylhydrolase, whose amino-acid sequence MIEAAKLGTKETPIAKSQPSPNSINPEKKQADATKASWEKKEIRGIYLSRYQVTNNADEQTIRQRVRYYHSQGINTIIHGVWGNGCTMYNSKVMQQTLGFKSCPNEFNDQWLNWLIDEAHKQNMKVYAYFEKGIKIDKNSPIFDLAIRRKWIVPGVDRTYSGIEHYVLDVEIPEVAHLFRDISVEFVEKYPNIDAVQWDDYLGYYADLPGNVDRTKNLTNFVNQMITAMKKANPSVSFDICHHNPYWAKKYFAADWQNWKVDRVFIQAYNQANFATELIYAKKYNGVAITDKQLSRLKELIKNPQIKSILIFPLSGQPEQTASSVKSLVSP is encoded by the coding sequence ATTATTGAGGCGGCTAAATTAGGTACTAAAGAAACACCAATTGCTAAATCCCAACCTTCTCCTAATAGCATAAACCCAGAAAAAAAACAGGCTGATGCGACTAAAGCCTCTTGGGAAAAAAAAGAAATTAGAGGGATTTATTTAAGTCGTTATCAAGTCACCAATAATGCTGACGAACAAACCATTCGACAAAGAGTCCGTTATTATCATTCTCAAGGAATTAATACTATTATTCATGGAGTCTGGGGCAATGGCTGTACGATGTATAACAGCAAAGTGATGCAACAAACTCTGGGTTTTAAAAGTTGTCCCAATGAATTTAACGATCAATGGTTAAACTGGTTAATTGATGAGGCCCATAAACAAAACATGAAAGTTTATGCTTATTTTGAGAAGGGAATAAAAATAGATAAAAATAGTCCGATCTTTGATTTAGCGATTCGGCGAAAATGGATTGTGCCGGGAGTGGATAGAACCTACTCGGGGATTGAGCATTATGTTTTGGATGTAGAAATTCCTGAAGTGGCTCATCTTTTTCGGGATATCTCAGTAGAATTTGTCGAAAAATATCCAAATATTGATGCTGTGCAATGGGATGATTATCTGGGTTATTATGCTGATTTACCTGGTAACGTTGATCGCACTAAAAATTTAACCAACTTTGTTAATCAAATGATTACTGCCATGAAAAAAGCTAACCCTTCAGTAAGTTTTGATATTTGTCATCATAATCCTTACTGGGCTAAAAAATATTTTGCGGCCGATTGGCAAAATTGGAAAGTCGACCGAGTTTTTATTCAAGCTTATAATCAAGCTAACTTTGCTACTGAGTTGATTTATGCCAAAAAATATAATGGAGTTGCGATTACTGATAAACAATTAAGCCGCTTAAAAGAGTTAATTAAAAACCCACAAATCAAAAGTATTTTAATTTTTCCGCTTTCTGGACAACCTGAACAAACAGCTTCCAGCGTAAAAAGTCTCGTATCTCCGTAA